In the Oryzias latipes chromosome 9, ASM223467v1 genome, one interval contains:
- the ap3s1 gene encoding AP-3 complex subunit sigma-1 isoform X1: protein MIKAILIFNNHGKPRLSKFYEHYNEDTEQQIIRETFHLVSKRDENVCNFLEGGMLIGGSDYKLIYRHYATLYFVFCVDSSESELGILDLIQVFVETLDKCFENVCELDLIFHVDKVHNILAEMVMGGMVLETNMNEIITQVDAQNKMEKAEAGIAGAPARAVSAVKNMNLPEMPRNINIGDISIKVPNLPSFK, encoded by the exons ATGATTAAagccattttaatttttaacaacCACGGGAAACCAAGACTTTCTAAATTCTACGAgcattat AATGAAGACACGGAGCAGCAGATCATAAGGGAAACCTTCCACTTGGTCTCAAAAAGAGATGAAAACGTCTGCAATTTCTTAGAAGGAGGAAT GCTGATCGGGGGTTCGGACTACAAGCTGATCTATAGACACTATGCCACGCTgtactttgtgttttgtgtcgACTCTTCAGAGAGCGAATTAGGCATTTTAGACTTAATCCAG GTATTTGTAGAAACGTTGGACAAATGCTTTGAAAACGTCTGTGAACTTGACTTAATTTTCCATGTAGACAAG GTCCACAATATTCTTGCTGAAATGGTGATGGGTGGAATGGTCTTAGAGACCAACATGAACGAAATCATCACACAGGTGGACGCCCAGAACAAGATGGAGAAAGCTGAG GCCGGTATTGCAGGAGCACCCGCTCGTGCTGTATCCGCTGTGAAGAACATGAACCTGCCGGAAATGCCCAGAAACATCAACATTGGTGACATCAGCATAAAAGTGCCAAATTTACCTTCCTTCAAGTAG
- the ap3s1 gene encoding AP-3 complex subunit sigma-1 isoform X2, translating to MIKAILIFNNHGKPRLSKFYEHYNEDTEQQIIRETFHLVSKRDENVCNFLEGGMLIGGSDYKLIYRHYATLYFVFCVDSSESELGILDLIQVFVETLDKCFENVCELDLIFHVDKVHNILAEMVMGGMVLETNMNEIITQVDAQNKMEKAETFIFQSTRQDR from the exons ATGATTAAagccattttaatttttaacaacCACGGGAAACCAAGACTTTCTAAATTCTACGAgcattat AATGAAGACACGGAGCAGCAGATCATAAGGGAAACCTTCCACTTGGTCTCAAAAAGAGATGAAAACGTCTGCAATTTCTTAGAAGGAGGAAT GCTGATCGGGGGTTCGGACTACAAGCTGATCTATAGACACTATGCCACGCTgtactttgtgttttgtgtcgACTCTTCAGAGAGCGAATTAGGCATTTTAGACTTAATCCAG GTATTTGTAGAAACGTTGGACAAATGCTTTGAAAACGTCTGTGAACTTGACTTAATTTTCCATGTAGACAAG GTCCACAATATTCTTGCTGAAATGGTGATGGGTGGAATGGTCTTAGAGACCAACATGAACGAAATCATCACACAGGTGGACGCCCAGAACAAGATGGAGAAAGCTGAG ACGTTTATCTTTCAGTCTACCAGGCAGGACAGGTAG
- the cdo1 gene encoding cysteine dioxygenase type 1, translated as MEQTELVKPETLDELIKTLHQIFQSDRINVEEVQNLMESYESKPHEWRKYAKFDQYRYTRNLVDKGNDKFNLMILCWGEGHGSSIHDHTNSHCFMKLLQGQLKETLFHWPDGKSQGDMVTKSQRVLQENKVAYINDSIGLHRVENVSHTECAVSLHLYSPPFETCQTFDQRTGHKNTVKMTFWSKYGERTPFETAVSQENN; from the exons ATGGAGCAAACCGAGCTGGTGAAGCCCGAAACTCTAGACGAGCTGATCAAAACTCTGCACCAGATCTTCCAGAGCGACCGCATCAAtgtggaggaggtgcagaaccTCATGGAGTCCTATGAGAGCAAGCCTCACGAGTGGAGGAAATATGCAAAGTTTGACCAGTACAG gtacaCGAGGAACCTGGTGGATAAAGGCAACGACAAGTTTAATCTTATGATTCTCTGCTGGGGTGAAGGTCATGGAAG TAGCATCCACGATCACACAAACTCCCACTGTTTCATGAAGCTGTTGCAGGGCCAGCTCAAGGAGACGCTTTTTCATTGGCCGGACGGCAAGTCGCAGGGAGACATGGTCACAAAGTCCCAGAGAGTCCTCCAAGAAAACAAGGTTGCTTACATCAATG ATTCCATCGGTCTGCATCGCGTGGAAAATGTCAGCCACACAGAGTGTGCAGTGAGTCTGCACCTGTACAGCCCCCCGTTTGAGACCTGCCAGACTTTTGACCAACGGACAGGACACAAGAACACAGTCAAAATGACCTTCTGGAGCAAATACGGAGAAAGGACTCCATTT GAGACCGCAGTTTCTCAGGAAAACAACTAA
- the cep78 gene encoding centrosomal protein of 78 kDa codes for MVQDNAQIRQQGAQDFMAYYDFACAKQETFPVPAVKVNLDKGMLNFNADRLKLSDWPPILQAISINKHLHHIAISSTYQASNTSGDTVLKRRQHKSTFKRKIPAIRSKEMTFKLCKALGDCLTVSSNLKTLQLHGLLLRERDLIALTKGLAKSASLKNLSLANCPISDEGLEVICQSVKYSTTIKTIDFTGCSLTWRGAEHLANIIKYQGMQRHGTAWAESLRYRHPQLEGMSGLRRITLNCNTLIGDRGAAALARELAEDLWIKALDLQRCGLSNEGARRLLEALKTNSFLCVLDIRSNPLVDKALMKTVIEKVEMNADGQPLEYHWIKPAATESQRVSSLSKLHSVREKTLFKKVTAKGTSPGGRCSGESRTRIKNSRSCSIPWRAAARAGRQRGLPPGVTVTDHSFQAAATVKITVEADSEEEGNDDEQEEVAAEPDQRTSFYFRDRNTERQFERLQMELKEYRLRLAEERRARLKAESRLLEFELESARLRDANRSLTEALTAARSASAPSAFSAFEDEAVLQSIENSFTKFHAFLDLLKDAGLGQIASMAGIDGSDFQPFGRPQLSSTVGPHFEGTASLSTIGPRDVHTNKDADLLGSNGISSVPADTTPCRSPSPVRPSLNTDSGLLPCSRAVALTRDSAVSVEKEPHQYLKPDFEPESVCERSYSSQKSFGSNYFSKTFQTHPNPHESTRSGSHGYSPNSSFEHRHASRQSSVSHVGSSESVCDILSDKSESVRSFGTRNGNMVAGGPSESEIRDNIFLWERKTGI; via the exons ATGGTTCAAGACAACGCACAGATTCGCCAGCAGGGTGCCCAGGACTTTATGGCGTACTATGACTTCGCCTGTGCCAAGCAGGAGACTTTTCCTGTCCCTGCTGTTAAAGTGAACCTTGACAAAGGGATGCTGAACTTTAATGCAGACCGGCTCAAACTATCTGACTGGCCACCCATTCTGCAAGCAATATCTATTAACAAGCACCTTCACCACATCGCTATAAGCAGCACTTACCAAGCTAGTAACACTTCAGGAGATACAG TTTTGAAGAGGAGGCAGCATAAATCCACCTTTAAGAGGAAGATTCCAGCCATTCGCTCAAAGGAGATGACATTCAAGCTGTGCAAAGCCTTGGGAGACTGTTTAACTGTTTCCTCCAACCTCAAGACTCTGCAGCTTCATGGACTTCTGCTGAGAGAAAGGGACCTCATCGCTTTGACAAAA GGTTtggcaaaaagtgcttctttGAAAAATCTCTCTTTAGCTAACTGTCCCATCTCAGATGAGGGATTGGAAG TCATTTGCCAAAGTGTGAAGTACTCTACAACCATCAAGACAATTGATTTCACAGGATGCAGTCTTACATGGAGAGGGGCAGAGCATTTAGCCAACATTATTAAG TATCAGGGAATGCAGAGACATGGTACAGCATGGGCAGAGTCTTTGCGGTATCGCCATCCACAGCTGGAAGGAATGAGCGGTCTTCGGCGAATCACTCTTAACTGTAACACTTTGATTGGCGATAGGGGTGCAGCTGCTCTCGCTCGTGAGCTGGCTGAGGACCTCTGGATTAAAG CTTTGGACTTACAGCGATGCGGCCTATCTAATGAGGGAGCTCGCCGTTTGCTGGAAGCCCTGAAAACAAACTCCTTTCTGTGTGTGCTGGATATCCGCAGTAACCCTTTAGTTG ATAAAGCTTTGATGAAAACGGTGATAGAGAAAGTAGAAATGAATGCAGACGGGCAACCACTGGAG tACCACTGGATCAAGCCGGCTGCTACAGAATCGCAGAGAGTTTCTTCACTAAGCAAACTTCACTCAGTCAgagaaaaaactttgtttaaaaaag TCACTGCTAAAGGCACATCTCCCGGAGGTCGATGTTCGGGTGAATCTAGGACAAGAATCAAGAATTCCCGCTCCTGCTCTATCCCATGGCGGGCTGCTGCCCGAGCCGGGCGTCAGAG AGGTCTGCCTCCTGGAGTAACAGTAACAGACCACAGTTTTCag GCTGCAGCTACTGTAAAAATCACGGTGGAGGCCGATTCAGAAGAAGAGGGCAATGATGATGAACAGGAGGAAGTGGCGGCGGAACCGGATCAGAGAACATCTTTTTATTTCCGGGACAGAAACACTGAACGACAGTTTGAGCGCCTCCAG ATGGAGCTGAAAGAGTATCGTCTCAGGCTGGCAGAGGAACGCAGGGCCAGGCTGAAGGCTGAGTCAAGACTATTGGAG TTTGAGTTGGAGAGTGCTCGCCTTCGTGATGCCAACCGCTCCCTGACAGAAGCCCTTACAGCCGCTCGCTCAGCATCAGCACCGTCTGCTTTCAGCGCTTTTGAAGATGAGGCGGTCCTTCAAAGCATTGAGAACTCGTTCACTAAGTTCCATGCTttcctggatctccttaaagATGCTGG ACTTGGTCAGATAGCGTCAATGGCCGGCATTGACGGGTCCGATTTCCAGCCTTTTGGGCGACCTCAGCTCTCCTCAACAGTTGGACCACATTTCGAAGGCACTGCCTCCCTCTCCACCATCGGGCCCAgagatgtccacacaaacaaaGATGCTGACCTTTTG GGTTCCAATGGGATTTCTTCTGTCCCTGCTGACACAACACCCTGCAGATCCCCATCTCCCGTACGGCCATCTTTGAACACCGACAGCGGGCTTCTTCCATGCAGTCGAGCCGTTGCCCTGACAAGAGACTCTGCAGTGAGCGTAGAAAAAGAACCTCATCAGTATTTAAAGCCTGATTTCGAGCCTGAGTCTGTGTGTGAGCGCAGTTACAGCAGCCAGAAATCCTTTGGTAGTAATTACTTTAGCAAAACCTTCCAGACTCACCCAAACCCACATGAGAGCACTCGCAGCGGTTCCCATGGATACAGCCCCAACAGCAGCTTTGAGCACAGACATGCCTCGAGACAGAGCAGCGTGTCCCATGTTGGGTCATCCGAAAGCGTCTGTGACATTTTGAGTGACAAATCCGAGTCTGTGAGGTCCTTTGGAACACGAAATGGAAACATGGTGGCAGGTGGTCCGTCGGAGTCCGAGATCAGagacaacatttttctctgGGAAAGGAAGACTGGAATCTAG